From the genome of Bos taurus isolate L1 Dominette 01449 registration number 42190680 breed Hereford chromosome 2, ARS-UCD2.0, whole genome shotgun sequence, one region includes:
- the ADGRB2 gene encoding adhesion G protein-coupled receptor B2 isoform X1 — protein sequence MTPACPLLLSVILSLRLAAAFDPAPSACSALASGVLYGAFSLQDLFPTIASGCSWTLENPDPTKYSLYLRFNRQEQVCTHFAPRLLPLDHYLVNFTCLRPSPEEAEAQAGSELGRPEEEEKEEEEAAGLELCGGSGPFTFLHFDKNFVQLCLSAEPSEAPRLLAPAALAFRFVEVLLINNNNSSQFTCGVLCRWSEECSRAAGRACGFAQPGCSCPGEAGAGPAATTTPPGPPAAHTLSNALVPGGPAPPAEADLHSGSSNDLFTTEMRYGEEPEEEPKVKTQWPRSADEPGLYMAQTGDPAAEEWSPWSVCSLTCGQGLQVRTRSCVSSPYGTLCSGPLRETRPCNNSATCPVHGVWEEWGSWSLCSRSCGRGSRSRMRTCVPPQHGGKACEGPELQTKLCSMAACPVEGQWLEWGPWGPCSTSCANGTQQRSRKCSVAGPAWATCAGALTDTRECGNLECPATDGKWGPWNAWSLCSKTCDTGWQRRFRMCQATGAQGYPCEGTGEEVKPCSEKRCPAFHEMCRDEYVMLMTWKKAAAGEIIYNKCPPNASGSASRRCLLSAQGVAYWGLPSFARCISHEYRYLYLSLREHLAKGQRMLAGEGMSQVVRSLQELLARRTYYSGDLLFSVDILRNVTDTFKRATYVPSADDVQRFFQVVSFMVDAENKDKWDDAQQVSPGSVHLLRVVEDFIHLVGDALKAFQSSLIVTDNLVISIQREPVSAVSSDITFPMRGRRGMKDWVRYSEDRLFLPKEVLSLSSPGKPAASGAAGSLGRGRGPGTVPPGPGHSHQRLLPADPEDSSSYFVIGAVLYRTLGLILPPPRPPLAVTSRVMTVTVRPPTQPLAEPLITVELSYIINGTTDPHCASWDYSRADASSGDWDTESCQTLETQAAHTRCQCQRLSTFAVLAQPPKDLTLELAGAPSVPLVIGCAVSCMALLTLLAIYAAFWRFIKSERSIILLNFCLSILASNILILVGQSRVLSKGVCTMTAAFLHFFFLSSFCWVLTEAWQSYLAVIGRMRTRLVRKRFLCLGWGLPALVVAVSVGFTRTKGYGTSSYCWLSLEGGLLYAFVGPAAVIVLVNMLIGIIVFNKLMARDGISDKSKKQRAGSERCPWASLLLPCSACGAVPSPLLSSASARNAMASLWSSCVVLPLLALTWMSAVLAMTDRRSVLFQALFAVFNSAQGFVITAVHCFLRREVQDVVKCQMGVCRADESEDSPDSCKNGQLQILSDFEKDVDLACQTVLFKEVNTCNPSTITGTLSRLSLDEDEEPKSCLVGPEGSLSFSPLPGNILVPMAASPGLGEPPPPQEANPVYMCGEGGLRQLDLTWLRPAEPGSEGDYMVLPRRTLSLQPGGGGGGGEDPPRARPEGTPRRASKSLGHTEAYPSFLSVEHSGLGLGPAYGSLQNPYGMTFQPPPPTPSARQVPEPGERSRTMPRTVPGSTMKLGSLERKKLRYSDLDFEKVMHTRKRHSELYHELNQKFHTFDRYRSQSTAKEKPSPGERPGLSQQRRHQSWSTFKSMTLGSLPPKPRERLALHRATAWEPTEPPDGDFQTEV from the exons ATGACCCCAGCCTGTCCCCTCTTACTATCTGTGATTCTGTCCCTGCGCCTGGCCGCCGCCTTCGACCCCGCCCCCAGCGCCTGCTCcgccctggcctcaggcgtgcTTTACGGGGCCTTCTCACTGCAGGACCTCTTTCCTACCATCGCCTCGGGCTGCTCCTGGACCTTGGAGAACCCAGACCCTACCAAGTACTCCCTCTACCTGCGCTTCAACCGCCAGGAGCAGGTGTGTACCCACTTCGCCCCTCGCCTGCTGCCGCTGGACCACTACCTGGTCAACTTCACCTGCCTGCGGCCCAGCCCCGAGGAGGCAGAGGCCCAGGCGGGGTCGGAGCTGGGGCGGcccgaggaggaggagaaggaggaggaggaagccgcGGGGTTGGAGCTCTGTGGTGGCTCTGGCCCCTTCACCTTCCTGCACTTCGACAAGAACTTCGTGCAGCTGTGCCTGTCGGCCGAGCCCTCCGAGGCCCCGCGCCTGCTGGCGCCCGCGGCCCTGGCCTTCCGCTTCGTCGAGGTCTTgctcatcaacaacaacaactccagCCAGTTCACCTGCGGGGTCCTCTGCCGCTGGAGTGAGGAGTGCAGCCGCGCGGCCGGCAGGGCCTGTGGCTTCGCCCAGCCGGGCTGCAGCTGCCCCGGTGAGGCGGGGGCCGGCCCCGCGGCCACCACCACGCCTCCTGGTCCGCCTGCTGCCCACACCCTGTCCAATGCCCTGGTGCCCGGGGGCCCCGCCCCACCTGCCGAGGCTGATTTGCACTCGGGGAGCAGCAATGATCTGTTCACCACGGAGATGAGATATG GTGAGGAGCCGGAAGAGGAACCGAAGGTGAAAACCCAGTGGCCAAGGTCTGCAGATGAGCCTGGGCTGTACATGGCACAGACAG GCGACCCGGCAGCTGAGGAGTGGTCCCCGTGGAGCGTGTGTTCCCTGACGTGTGGGCAGGGCCTGCAGGTGCGGACCCGCTCCTGCGTGTCCTCCCCCTATGGGACCCTGTGCAGCGGGCCCCTGCGGGAGACCCGGCCCTGCAACAATTCAGCCACCTGCCCAG TGCACGGCGTGTGGGAGGAGTGGGggtcctggagcctgtgctcccgCAGCTGCGGGCGGGGGTCCCGGAGCCGGATGCGGACCTGCGTGCCCCCCCAGCACGGCGGCAAGGCCTGCGAGGGTCCCGAGCTGCAGACTAAGCTCTGCAGTATGGCCGCCTGCCCGG TGGAAGGCCAGTGGCTAGAATGGGGTCCCTGGGGCCCATGTTCCACGTCTTGTGCCAACGGGACCCAGCAGCGCAGCCGGAAGTGCAGCGTGGCAGGCCCAGCCTGGGCCACGTGTGCCGGGGCCCTCACTGACACCCGGGAGTGCGGCAACCTTGAGTGCCCGG CCACAGATGGCAAGTGGGGGCCATGGAATGCGTGGAGCCTGTGTTCCAAGACATGTGACACAGGCTGGCAGCGCCGTTTCCGCATGTGCCAGGCCACAGGCGCTCAGGGCTACCCCTGCGAGGGCACTGGCGAGGAGGTGAAGCCCTGCAGCGAGAAGAGGTGTCCAG CCTTCCATGAGATGTGCAGGGACGAGTACGTGATGCTGATGACATGGAAGAAGGCGGCTGCTGGCGAGATCATCTACAACAAGTGCCCCCCCAATGCCTCAG GGTCTGCCAGCCGCCGCTGTCTGCTCAGTGCCCAGGGTGTGGCCTACTGGGGGCTGCCCAGCTTTGCCCGCTGCATCTCCCACGAGTACCGCTACCTGTATCTGTCA CTTCGGGAGCACCTGGCCAAGGGGCAGCGCATGCTGGCGGGCGAGGGCATGTCTCAGGTGGTGCGCAGCCTGCAGGAGCTCCTGGCCCGGCGCACTTACTACAGCGGGGACCTGCTTTTCTCCGTGGACATTCTGAGGAACGTCACCGACACCTTCAAGAGAGCCACCTACGTGCCCTCGGCTGATGACGTGCAG CGCTTCTTCCAGGTGGTGAGCTTCATGGTAGATGCAGAGAACAAGGACAAGTGGGATGACGCTCAGCAG GTGTCCCCAGGCTCTGTGCACCTGCTCCGGGTGGTGGAAGACTTCATTCACCTGGTGGGCGATGCTCTCAAGGCCTTCCAGAGCTCTCTGATTGTCACAGATAACCTGG TGATCAGCATTCAGCGAGAGCCTGTCTCCGCTGTTTCCAGCGACATCACGTTCCCCATGCGGGGCCGCCGGGGCATGAAGGACTGGGTGCGGTACTCAGAGGACCGCCTCTTCCTACCCAAGGAGGTGCTCAGCCTCTCCTCCCCAGGGAAGCCGGCCGCATCTGGGGCAGCGGGCAGCCTGGGCAGAGGGAGAGGCCCCGGAACCGTGCCCCCTGGCCCCGGCCACTCCCACCAGCGCCTCCTGCCGGCAGACCCTGAGGATTCCTCCTCCTACTTTGTGATTGGTGCTGTGCTCTACCGCACCCTGGGCCTCATCCTGCCACCACCCAG GCCCCCGCTGGCTGTCACATCCAGAGTGATGACAGTGACCGTAAGGCCTCCCACCCAGCCACTAGCTGAGCCCCTCATCACAGTGGAGCTTTCCTACATCATCAAT GGCACCACAGATCCCCATTGTGCCAGCTGGGACTACTCCAGAGC AGACGCCAGCTCAGGGGACTGGGATACCGAGAGCTGCCAGACGCTGGAGACACAGGCAGCCCACACCCGCTGCCAGTGCCAGCGCCTGTCCACCTTCGCCGTGCTGGCCCAGCCGCCCAAGGACCTG ACCCTGGAGCTGGCGGGCGCCCCCTCGGTCCCCCTTGTGATCGGCTGTGCTGTGTCCTGCATGGCACTGCTCACCCTGCTTGCCATCTACGCCGCCTTCTGGAG gttcATAAAATCTGAACGCTCCATCATCTTGCTGAACTTCTGCCTGTCCATCCTGGCATCCAACATCCTCATCCTTGTGGGCCAGTCGCGGGTGCTGAGCAAG GGTGTGTGTACCATGACCGCCGCCTTCCTGCACTTCTTCTTCCTGTCGTCCTTCTGCTGGGTGCTCACTGAGGCCTGGCAGTCCTACCTGGCTGTCATCGGGCGGATGCGCACCCGCCTTGTCCGCAAGCGCTTCCTCTGCCTGGGCTGGG GTCTGCCTGCCCTGGTGGTGGCCGTGTCCGTCGGCTTTACCCGCACCAAAGGATACGGTACATCCAGCTA CTGCTGGCTCTCTCTGGAGGGTGGCCTGCTTTATGCCTTCGTGGGCCCAGCAGCTGTAATTGTCCTG GTGAATATGCTCATCGGAATCATCGTCTTCAACAAGCTCATGGCTCGCGATGGCATCTCAGACAAGTCCAAGAAGCAGAGGGCCGG GTCGGAGCGGTGCCCCTGGGCCAGCCTGCTCCTCCCCTGCTCAGCGTGTGGAGCGGTCCCCAGCCCCCTGCTCAGCTCAGCCTCGGCCAGGAACGCCAT GGCCTCACTCTGGAGCTCCTGTGTGGTGCTGCCCCTGCTGGCGCTCACCTGGATGTCTGCCGTCCTGGCCATGACAGACCGCCGCTCCGTCCTCTTCCAGGCCCTGTTCGCGGTCTTCAACTCTGCTCAGGGCTTTGTCATCACGGCCGTCCACTGCTTCCTGCGCCGAGAG GTCCAGGACGTGGTGAAGTGCCAGATGGGTGTGTGTCGGGCTGATGAGAGTGAAGACTCCCCCGACTCATGTAAGAACGGGCAGCTGCAGATCCTG TCAGACTTTGAAAAAGATGTGGATCTGGCTTGTCAGACTG tgCTGTTCAAGGAGGTCAACACTTGCAACCCATCCACCATCACGGGCACGCTGTCCCGCTTGTCTCTGGACGAGGATGAGGAGCCCAAGTCCTGCCTCGTGGGCCCCGAGGGCAGCCTCAGCTTCTCACCACTGCCTGGCAACATCCTGGTGCCCATGGCAGCCTcaccagggctgggggagccacCGCCCCCGCAGGAGGCCAACCCCGTGTACATGTGTGGAGAGGGCGGCCTGCGGCAGCTGGACCTCACATGGCTGCGGCCGGCCGAGCCGGGCTCCGAGGGGGACTACATGGTGCTGCCCCGGAGGACTCTGAGTCTGCAGCCTGGCGGCGGGGGTGGAGGTGGCGAGGATCCCCCGCGGGCCCGGCCTGAGGGCACCCCCCGGCGGGCCTCCAAGTCCCTGGGCCACACCGAAGCCTACCCCAGCTTCCTGTCTGTGGAACACTCGGGCCTGGGGCTGGGCCCTGCCTATGGGTCTCTACAGAACCCCTACGGGATGACCTTCCAACCGCCGCCGCCAACACCCAGCGCCCGCCAGGTGCCAGAGCCGGGGGAGCGCAGCCGGACCATGCCCCGAACTGTGCCTGGCTCCACCATGAAGCTGGGCTCCCTGGAG
- the ADGRB2 gene encoding adhesion G protein-coupled receptor B2 isoform X2, producing MTPACPLLLSVILSLRLAAAFDPAPSACSALASGVLYGAFSLQDLFPTIASGCSWTLENPDPTKYSLYLRFNRQEQVCTHFAPRLLPLDHYLVNFTCLRPSPEEAEAQAGSELGRPEEEEKEEEEAAGLELCGGSGPFTFLHFDKNFVQLCLSAEPSEAPRLLAPAALAFRFVEVLLINNNNSSQFTCGVLCRWSEECSRAAGRACGFAQPGCSCPGEAGAGPAATTTPPGPPAAHTLSNALVPGGPAPPAEADLHSGSSNDLFTTEMRYGEEPEEEPKVKTQWPRSADEPGLYMAQTGDPAAEEWSPWSVCSLTCGQGLQVRTRSCVSSPYGTLCSGPLRETRPCNNSATCPVHGVWEEWGSWSLCSRSCGRGSRSRMRTCVPPQHGGKACEGPELQTKLCSMAACPVEGQWLEWGPWGPCSTSCANGTQQRSRKCSVAGPAWATCAGALTDTRECGNLECPATDGKWGPWNAWSLCSKTCDTGWQRRFRMCQATGAQGYPCEGTGEEVKPCSEKRCPAFHEMCRDEYVMLMTWKKAAAGEIIYNKCPPNASGSASRRCLLSAQGVAYWGLPSFARCISHEYRYLYLSLREHLAKGQRMLAGEGMSQVVRSLQELLARRTYYSGDLLFSVDILRNVTDTFKRATYVPSADDVQRFFQVVSFMVDAENKDKWDDAQQVSPGSVHLLRVVEDFIHLVGDALKAFQSSLIVTDNLVISIQREPVSAVSSDITFPMRGRRGMKDWVRYSEDRLFLPKEVLSLSSPGKPAASGAAGSLGRGRGPGTVPPGPGHSHQRLLPADPEDSSSYFVIGAVLYRTLGLILPPPRPPLAVTSRVMTVTVRPPTQPLAEPLITVELSYIINGTTDPHCASWDYSRADASSGDWDTESCQTLETQAAHTRCQCQRLSTFAVLAQPPKDLTLELAGAPSVPLVIGCAVSCMALLTLLAIYAAFWRFIKSERSIILLNFCLSILASNILILVGQSRVLSKGVCTMTAAFLHFFFLSSFCWVLTEAWQSYLAVIGRMRTRLVRKRFLCLGWGLPALVVAVSVGFTRTKGYGTSSYCWLSLEGGLLYAFVGPAAVIVLVNMLIGIIVFNKLMARDGISDKSKKQRAGSERCPWASLLLPCSACGAVPSPLLSSASARNAMASLWSSCVVLPLLALTWMSAVLAMTDRRSVLFQALFAVFNSAQGFVITAVHCFLRREVQDVVKCQMGVCRADESEDSPDSCKNGQLQILSDFEKDVDLACQTVLFKEVNTCNPSTITGTLSRLSLDEDEEPKSCLVGPEGSLSFSPLPGNILVPMAASPGLGEPPPPQEANPVYMCGEGGLRQLDLTWLRPAEPGSEGDYMVLPRRTLSLQPGGGGGGGEDPPRARPEGTPRRASKSLGHTEAYPSFLSVEHSGLGLGPAYGSLQNPYGMTFQPPPPTPSARQVPEPGERSRTMPRTVPGSTMKLGSLERKKLRYSDLDFEVMHTRKRHSELYHELNQKFHTFDRYRSQSTAKEKPSPGERPGLSQQRRHQSWSTFKSMTLGSLPPKPRERLALHRATAWEPTEPPDGDFQTEV from the exons ATGACCCCAGCCTGTCCCCTCTTACTATCTGTGATTCTGTCCCTGCGCCTGGCCGCCGCCTTCGACCCCGCCCCCAGCGCCTGCTCcgccctggcctcaggcgtgcTTTACGGGGCCTTCTCACTGCAGGACCTCTTTCCTACCATCGCCTCGGGCTGCTCCTGGACCTTGGAGAACCCAGACCCTACCAAGTACTCCCTCTACCTGCGCTTCAACCGCCAGGAGCAGGTGTGTACCCACTTCGCCCCTCGCCTGCTGCCGCTGGACCACTACCTGGTCAACTTCACCTGCCTGCGGCCCAGCCCCGAGGAGGCAGAGGCCCAGGCGGGGTCGGAGCTGGGGCGGcccgaggaggaggagaaggaggaggaggaagccgcGGGGTTGGAGCTCTGTGGTGGCTCTGGCCCCTTCACCTTCCTGCACTTCGACAAGAACTTCGTGCAGCTGTGCCTGTCGGCCGAGCCCTCCGAGGCCCCGCGCCTGCTGGCGCCCGCGGCCCTGGCCTTCCGCTTCGTCGAGGTCTTgctcatcaacaacaacaactccagCCAGTTCACCTGCGGGGTCCTCTGCCGCTGGAGTGAGGAGTGCAGCCGCGCGGCCGGCAGGGCCTGTGGCTTCGCCCAGCCGGGCTGCAGCTGCCCCGGTGAGGCGGGGGCCGGCCCCGCGGCCACCACCACGCCTCCTGGTCCGCCTGCTGCCCACACCCTGTCCAATGCCCTGGTGCCCGGGGGCCCCGCCCCACCTGCCGAGGCTGATTTGCACTCGGGGAGCAGCAATGATCTGTTCACCACGGAGATGAGATATG GTGAGGAGCCGGAAGAGGAACCGAAGGTGAAAACCCAGTGGCCAAGGTCTGCAGATGAGCCTGGGCTGTACATGGCACAGACAG GCGACCCGGCAGCTGAGGAGTGGTCCCCGTGGAGCGTGTGTTCCCTGACGTGTGGGCAGGGCCTGCAGGTGCGGACCCGCTCCTGCGTGTCCTCCCCCTATGGGACCCTGTGCAGCGGGCCCCTGCGGGAGACCCGGCCCTGCAACAATTCAGCCACCTGCCCAG TGCACGGCGTGTGGGAGGAGTGGGggtcctggagcctgtgctcccgCAGCTGCGGGCGGGGGTCCCGGAGCCGGATGCGGACCTGCGTGCCCCCCCAGCACGGCGGCAAGGCCTGCGAGGGTCCCGAGCTGCAGACTAAGCTCTGCAGTATGGCCGCCTGCCCGG TGGAAGGCCAGTGGCTAGAATGGGGTCCCTGGGGCCCATGTTCCACGTCTTGTGCCAACGGGACCCAGCAGCGCAGCCGGAAGTGCAGCGTGGCAGGCCCAGCCTGGGCCACGTGTGCCGGGGCCCTCACTGACACCCGGGAGTGCGGCAACCTTGAGTGCCCGG CCACAGATGGCAAGTGGGGGCCATGGAATGCGTGGAGCCTGTGTTCCAAGACATGTGACACAGGCTGGCAGCGCCGTTTCCGCATGTGCCAGGCCACAGGCGCTCAGGGCTACCCCTGCGAGGGCACTGGCGAGGAGGTGAAGCCCTGCAGCGAGAAGAGGTGTCCAG CCTTCCATGAGATGTGCAGGGACGAGTACGTGATGCTGATGACATGGAAGAAGGCGGCTGCTGGCGAGATCATCTACAACAAGTGCCCCCCCAATGCCTCAG GGTCTGCCAGCCGCCGCTGTCTGCTCAGTGCCCAGGGTGTGGCCTACTGGGGGCTGCCCAGCTTTGCCCGCTGCATCTCCCACGAGTACCGCTACCTGTATCTGTCA CTTCGGGAGCACCTGGCCAAGGGGCAGCGCATGCTGGCGGGCGAGGGCATGTCTCAGGTGGTGCGCAGCCTGCAGGAGCTCCTGGCCCGGCGCACTTACTACAGCGGGGACCTGCTTTTCTCCGTGGACATTCTGAGGAACGTCACCGACACCTTCAAGAGAGCCACCTACGTGCCCTCGGCTGATGACGTGCAG CGCTTCTTCCAGGTGGTGAGCTTCATGGTAGATGCAGAGAACAAGGACAAGTGGGATGACGCTCAGCAG GTGTCCCCAGGCTCTGTGCACCTGCTCCGGGTGGTGGAAGACTTCATTCACCTGGTGGGCGATGCTCTCAAGGCCTTCCAGAGCTCTCTGATTGTCACAGATAACCTGG TGATCAGCATTCAGCGAGAGCCTGTCTCCGCTGTTTCCAGCGACATCACGTTCCCCATGCGGGGCCGCCGGGGCATGAAGGACTGGGTGCGGTACTCAGAGGACCGCCTCTTCCTACCCAAGGAGGTGCTCAGCCTCTCCTCCCCAGGGAAGCCGGCCGCATCTGGGGCAGCGGGCAGCCTGGGCAGAGGGAGAGGCCCCGGAACCGTGCCCCCTGGCCCCGGCCACTCCCACCAGCGCCTCCTGCCGGCAGACCCTGAGGATTCCTCCTCCTACTTTGTGATTGGTGCTGTGCTCTACCGCACCCTGGGCCTCATCCTGCCACCACCCAG GCCCCCGCTGGCTGTCACATCCAGAGTGATGACAGTGACCGTAAGGCCTCCCACCCAGCCACTAGCTGAGCCCCTCATCACAGTGGAGCTTTCCTACATCATCAAT GGCACCACAGATCCCCATTGTGCCAGCTGGGACTACTCCAGAGC AGACGCCAGCTCAGGGGACTGGGATACCGAGAGCTGCCAGACGCTGGAGACACAGGCAGCCCACACCCGCTGCCAGTGCCAGCGCCTGTCCACCTTCGCCGTGCTGGCCCAGCCGCCCAAGGACCTG ACCCTGGAGCTGGCGGGCGCCCCCTCGGTCCCCCTTGTGATCGGCTGTGCTGTGTCCTGCATGGCACTGCTCACCCTGCTTGCCATCTACGCCGCCTTCTGGAG gttcATAAAATCTGAACGCTCCATCATCTTGCTGAACTTCTGCCTGTCCATCCTGGCATCCAACATCCTCATCCTTGTGGGCCAGTCGCGGGTGCTGAGCAAG GGTGTGTGTACCATGACCGCCGCCTTCCTGCACTTCTTCTTCCTGTCGTCCTTCTGCTGGGTGCTCACTGAGGCCTGGCAGTCCTACCTGGCTGTCATCGGGCGGATGCGCACCCGCCTTGTCCGCAAGCGCTTCCTCTGCCTGGGCTGGG GTCTGCCTGCCCTGGTGGTGGCCGTGTCCGTCGGCTTTACCCGCACCAAAGGATACGGTACATCCAGCTA CTGCTGGCTCTCTCTGGAGGGTGGCCTGCTTTATGCCTTCGTGGGCCCAGCAGCTGTAATTGTCCTG GTGAATATGCTCATCGGAATCATCGTCTTCAACAAGCTCATGGCTCGCGATGGCATCTCAGACAAGTCCAAGAAGCAGAGGGCCGG GTCGGAGCGGTGCCCCTGGGCCAGCCTGCTCCTCCCCTGCTCAGCGTGTGGAGCGGTCCCCAGCCCCCTGCTCAGCTCAGCCTCGGCCAGGAACGCCAT GGCCTCACTCTGGAGCTCCTGTGTGGTGCTGCCCCTGCTGGCGCTCACCTGGATGTCTGCCGTCCTGGCCATGACAGACCGCCGCTCCGTCCTCTTCCAGGCCCTGTTCGCGGTCTTCAACTCTGCTCAGGGCTTTGTCATCACGGCCGTCCACTGCTTCCTGCGCCGAGAG GTCCAGGACGTGGTGAAGTGCCAGATGGGTGTGTGTCGGGCTGATGAGAGTGAAGACTCCCCCGACTCATGTAAGAACGGGCAGCTGCAGATCCTG TCAGACTTTGAAAAAGATGTGGATCTGGCTTGTCAGACTG tgCTGTTCAAGGAGGTCAACACTTGCAACCCATCCACCATCACGGGCACGCTGTCCCGCTTGTCTCTGGACGAGGATGAGGAGCCCAAGTCCTGCCTCGTGGGCCCCGAGGGCAGCCTCAGCTTCTCACCACTGCCTGGCAACATCCTGGTGCCCATGGCAGCCTcaccagggctgggggagccacCGCCCCCGCAGGAGGCCAACCCCGTGTACATGTGTGGAGAGGGCGGCCTGCGGCAGCTGGACCTCACATGGCTGCGGCCGGCCGAGCCGGGCTCCGAGGGGGACTACATGGTGCTGCCCCGGAGGACTCTGAGTCTGCAGCCTGGCGGCGGGGGTGGAGGTGGCGAGGATCCCCCGCGGGCCCGGCCTGAGGGCACCCCCCGGCGGGCCTCCAAGTCCCTGGGCCACACCGAAGCCTACCCCAGCTTCCTGTCTGTGGAACACTCGGGCCTGGGGCTGGGCCCTGCCTATGGGTCTCTACAGAACCCCTACGGGATGACCTTCCAACCGCCGCCGCCAACACCCAGCGCCCGCCAGGTGCCAGAGCCGGGGGAGCGCAGCCGGACCATGCCCCGAACTGTGCCTGGCTCCACCATGAAGCTGGGCTCCCTGGAG